A single genomic interval of Daucus carota subsp. sativus chromosome 1, DH1 v3.0, whole genome shotgun sequence harbors:
- the LOC108208421 gene encoding uncharacterized protein LOC108208421 isoform X1 translates to MRLTRIMIIPRQENADADFYSIYDDQINMVLEQSGIQPSLQVALLQSTGQRESVENKEKMLLDSREDWCSTRKNARPCGNPVKLVAIHGHYADVGDFAAQPSCALNARPWCFIGRGSECYNTCTWVCES, encoded by the exons ATGAGGCTGACCAGGATTATGATAATACCAAGACAAGAAAATGCGGATGCAGATTTTTACAGCATTTACGATGATCAAATAAATATG GTTTTGGAGCAGTCGGGAATACAACCAAGTCTGCAGGTGGCTttactacagtctacagggcAAAGAGAAAGT GTTGAAAATAAGGAGAAAATGCTTTTGGATTCAAGAGAAGACTGGTGTTCTACCCGGAAAAATGCAAGACCTT GTGGTAATCCAGTCAAGCTAGTTGCCATCCATGGGCATTATGCAGATGTAGGTGACTTTGCCGCTCAACCATCTTGTGCTTTAAATGCAAGGCCTTGGTGTTTTATAGGAAG AGGATCAGAGTGTTATAATACCTGTACGTGGGTCTGCGAATCTTGA
- the LOC108207639 gene encoding uncharacterized protein LOC108207639 has translation MSPRVTIEWSMKQIVEWPIPKNKRLQPTTHPISNLQQQRVRWQCPSAGTLKMNVDAAVTEGQQHFSVGLVLRDHQGQFIIGKTRKFAGSVQVVEAETIAILEALSWLEDLQVSTGVIKSDSLLSVIAINRRYHNYLELGSWVHHCKSIIHRRVGYSVVHVRKQANKVAHQMAKIPCKLNSFVIMSSPPLSLLETLLSDASLN, from the coding sequence aTGTCTCCAAGAGTTACGATTGAATGGAGCATGAAGCAGATAGTGGAGTGGCCTATtcctaaaaataaaagattgcaGCCAACAACACATCCGATTAGTAATCTCCAGCAGCAGCGAGTTAGGTGGCAGTGTCCGAGTGCAGGTACTCTTAAGATGAATGTTGACGCTGCTGTTACAGAAGGTCAGCAACACTTCTCAGTGGGACTGGTGCTTAGAGATCATCAGGGCCAGTTCATCATAGGTAAAACGAGGAAATTTGCAGGCTCCGTTCAAGTTGTCGAAGCTGAAACTATAGCCATTCTTGAAGCTCTCTCATGGTTGGAAGACTTGCAGGTGAGTACAGGAGTGATTAAAAGTGACTCCTTGTTGAGTGTAATTGCTATCAACAGGAGGTATCATAATTACCTGGAGTTAGGGTCGTGGGTTCATCACTGTAAGAGTATAATTCATAGGAGAGTTGGTTATTCGGTAGTCCATGTTAGGAAGCAGGCAAACAAGGTAGCCCATCAAATGGCAAAGATTCCTTGTAAGCTTAATAGCTTCGTTATTATGTCGTCTCCTCCGCTGAGTTTGTTGGAGACTCTTTTGTCAGATGCTTCATTGAATTAA
- the LOC108208421 gene encoding uncharacterized protein LOC108208421 isoform X2 produces the protein MIIPRQENADADFYSIYDDQINMVLEQSGIQPSLQVALLQSTGQRESVENKEKMLLDSREDWCSTRKNARPCGNPVKLVAIHGHYADVGDFAAQPSCALNARPWCFIGRGSECYNTCTWVCES, from the exons ATGATAATACCAAGACAAGAAAATGCGGATGCAGATTTTTACAGCATTTACGATGATCAAATAAATATG GTTTTGGAGCAGTCGGGAATACAACCAAGTCTGCAGGTGGCTttactacagtctacagggcAAAGAGAAAGT GTTGAAAATAAGGAGAAAATGCTTTTGGATTCAAGAGAAGACTGGTGTTCTACCCGGAAAAATGCAAGACCTT GTGGTAATCCAGTCAAGCTAGTTGCCATCCATGGGCATTATGCAGATGTAGGTGACTTTGCCGCTCAACCATCTTGTGCTTTAAATGCAAGGCCTTGGTGTTTTATAGGAAG AGGATCAGAGTGTTATAATACCTGTACGTGGGTCTGCGAATCTTGA
- the LOC108207638 gene encoding uncharacterized protein LOC108207638, translating to MILLGWNCRGLGQSRTVRILNEMLTSHKPDILFLSETLVEGNKVEVLASKIGFVNFHSVDRQGRGGGLAVFWKNNVRCSIMDSSQNHIDIIIEERHNVSWRLTCFYGFPERERRQQSWDFLTLLATKSQLPWCIFGDFNDLLYASDKKGRHPHPQYLLSGFKQAIEDCSLAEVELSGGAYTWEKSKGTADWVRERLDRAFGNDSWWQMFPLCTLTVFHAVVSDHEPVKLELVNTSVTKKQFQFRLENTWLKEESFHEDVAKYWKNLPAVHLLPKLISVSNYMAEWGRTFFHKFREKVIKQKEVIEQYKDREDDDGIQLYFDEKEKLNELLLNEELYWKQRAKTFWLEARDTNSKFFHASASSR from the coding sequence ATGATTCTATTAGGATGGAACTGTCGAGGGCTTGGGCAATCTCGAACAGTTCGTATTCTTAATGAGATGCTGACATCTCATAAGCCCGAtattctctttctttctgaaactCTTGTAGAAGGTAATAAAGTTGAAGTTCTTGCTTCAAAAATTGGTTTTGTTAATTTTCATTCAGTAGATAGACAAGGTAGAGGAGGTGGTTTGGCTGTTTTCTGGAAGAATAATGTTCGATGTTCAATTATGGACTCCTCTCAAAATCATATTGACATCATTATTGAGGAAAGGCATAATGTGTCGTGGCGTTTAACTTGTTTTTATGGTTTCCCTGAGCGAGAAAGACGTCAACAGTCATGGGACTTTCTTACTCTTTTGGCCACTAAGTCTCAGCTCCCATGGTGTATTTTTGGCGATTTCAATGACTTACTTTATGCCTCTGATAAGAAAGGGAGGCACCCTCATCCGCAATATTTGCTTTCTGGCTTTAAACAGGCGATCGAGGATTGCTCTCTTGCTGAAGTCGAGCTGTCAGGAGGAGCATATACTTGGGAGAAAAGTAAGGGTACTGCTGATTGGGTTAGAGAAAGACTGGATAGGGCGTTTGGTAATGACTCTTGGTGGCAAATGTTTCCTTTGTGCACACTTACTGTTTTCCATGCTGTGGTCTCAGACCATGAGCCAGTAAAATTAGAGTTGGTTAACACTTCAGTTACTAAAAAGCAGTTCCAATTTAGGCTTGAAAACACGTGGTTAAAGGAGGAGAGTTTTCATGAAGATGTGGCTAAATATTGGAAAAATCTTCCTGCTGTTCATCTGTTGCCAAAGCTTATTTCAGTTTCAAATTATATGGCAGAATGGGGCAGAACTTTCTTCCATAAATTCCGAGAAAAAGTCATTAAGCAGAAAGAGGTGATTGAGCAGTATAAGGACAGAGAGGAtgatgatggtattcaattatattttgatgAAAAGGAGAAACTTAATGAGTTGTTGCTTAATGAAGAGCTCTACTGGAAACAAAGAGCAAAGACGTTTTGGCTGGAGGCTAGAGATACCAACTCTAAATTCTTTCATGCATCAGCATCGAGTAGATAG